One Bos taurus isolate L1 Dominette 01449 registration number 42190680 breed Hereford chromosome 14, ARS-UCD2.0, whole genome shotgun sequence genomic region harbors:
- the LRP12 gene encoding low-density lipoprotein receptor-related protein 12 isoform X1, translated as MARRWNTKESPRWRSALVLLFLAGVYACGETPEQIRAPSGIITSPGWPSEYPARINCSWFIRANPGEIITISFQDFDIQGSRRCSLDWLTIETYKNIESYRACGSTIPPPYISSQDHVWIRFHSDDSISRKGFRLAYFSGKSEEPNCACDQFRCGNGKCIPAAWKCNNMDECGDSSDEEICAREANPPTSASFQPCAYNQFQCLSRFTKVYTCLPESLKCDGNIDCLDLGDEIDCDVPTCGQWLKYFYGTFNSPNYPDFYPPGSNCTWLIDTGDHRKVILRFTDFKLDGTGYGDYVKIYDGLEENPHKLLRVLTAFDSHAPLTVVSSSGQIRVHFCADKVNAARGFNATYQVDGFCLPWEIPCGGNWGCYTEQQRCDGYWHCPNGRDEINCTVCQKEEFPCSRNGVCYPRSDRCNYQNHCPNGSDEKNCFFCQPGNFHCKNNRCVFESWVCDSQDDCGDGSDEENCPVIVPTRVITAAVIGSLICGLLLVIALGCTCKLYSLRMFERRSFETQLSRVEAELLRREAPPSYGQLIAQGLIPPVEDFPVCSPNQASVLENLRLAVRSQLGFTSIRLPMAGRSSNIWNRIFNFARSRHSGSLALVSADGDEVVPSQSTSREPERNHTHRSLFSVESDDTDTENERRDTAGASGGVTAPLPQKVPPTTAVEATVGASGSSSTQSTRGGHTETGRDVTSVEPPSVSPARHQLTSALSRMTQGLRWVRFTLGRSSSSNQNQSPLRQLDNGVNGREEDDDVEMLIPVSEGASDFDVNDCSRPLLDLASDQGQGFRQPYSGTNPGVRPSSRDGPCERCGIVHTAQIPDSCLEATLKTETSDDEALLLC; from the exons CCTGTGGAGAAACTCCAGAACAGATTCGAGCACCGAGTGGAATAATCACGAGCCCAGGCTGGCCTTCTGAATATCCTGCCAGAATCAACTGTAGCTGGTTCATAAGGGCAAACCCAGGGGAAATCATTACTATAAG ttttcaGGATTTTGATATTCAAGGCTCCAGAAGATGCAGTTTGGACTGGTTGACAATAGAAACATACAAGAATATTGAAAGCTACAGAGCCTGTGGTTCCACAATCCCACCACCGTACATTTCTTCCCAAGACCACGTCTGGATCAGGTTCCATTCCGATGACAGTATCTCTAGGAAGGGTTTCAGGCTGGCATACTTTTCAG GGAAATCTGAAGAACCAAACTGTGCTTGTGACCAGTTTCGCTGTGGAAATGGAAAGTGTATACCAGCAGCCTGGaaatgtaacaacatggatgaatgtgGAGACAGTTCTGATGAAGAGATCTGTGCCAGAGAAGCAAATCCTCCAACATCTGCCTCCTTCCAGCCCTGTGCTTACAACCAGTTCCAGTGTCTGTCTCGGTTTACCAAAGTCTACACCTGCCTTCCCGAGTCTTTAAAATGCGATGGCAACATTGACTGCCTTGACCTCGGAGATGAGATCGACTGTGATGTGCCCACTTGTGGGCAgtggttaaaatatttttatggtacTTTTAATTCTCCCAATTATCCAGACTTTTATCCTCCCGGAAGCAATTGCACCTGGTTAATAGACACTGGTGATCACCGCAAAGTCATCTTACGCTTCACAGACTTTAAACTTGATGGTACTGGTTATGGTGATTATGTCAAAATATACGATGGATTAGAGGAGAATCCGCACAAGCTTCTGCGTGTGTTGACTGCTTTTGATTCTCACGCGCCTCTCACTGTAGTGTCTTCTTCTGGACAGATAAGGGTCCATTTCTGCGCCGATAAAGTCAACGCGGCCAGGGGCTTTAATGCTACTTACCAGGTAGATGGCTTCTGTCTGCCGTGGGAGATCCCCTGCGGAGGGAACTGGGGCTGCTACACCGAGCAGCAGCGCTGTGATGGCTACTGGCATTGCCCAAATGGGCGGGACGAGATCAACTGTACCGTATGCCAGAAGGAGGAGTTCCCGTGTTCCCGGAACGGCGTCTGCTACCCTCGCTCCGATCGCTGCAACTACCAGAACCACTGCCCAAATGGCTCTGATGAAAAAAACTGCTTCTTTTGCCAGCCAGGAAATTTTCATTGTAAAAACAACCGATGTGTGTTTGAAAGCTGGGTGTGTGACTCTCAGGACGACTGCGGCGACGGCAGCGACGAGGAGAACTGCCCGGTAATCGTGCCAACCCGGGTCATCACCGCCGCCGTCATCGGGAGCCTCATCTGCGGCCTGCTGCTGGTCATTGCCTTGGGGTGCACCTGTAAGCTTTATTCTCTGAGAATGTTTGAACGAAG ATCATTTGAAACACAGTTGTCCAGAGTGGAAGCAGAATTGTTAAGAAGAGAAGCTCCTCCCTCTTATGGACAATTGATCGCTCAGGGTTTAATTCCACCAGTTGAAGATTTTCCTGTTTGTTCACCTAATCAG gcatCTGTTTTGGAAAACCTGAGGCTGGCTGTACGGTCTCAGCTTGGATTTACTTCCATCAGACTCCCTATGGCAGGCAGATCCAGCAACATCTGGAATcgtatttttaattttgcaagGTCACGCCATTCAGGGTCATTGGCTCTGGTCTCAGCAGATGGAGATGAGGTTGTCCCTAGCCAGAGTACCAGCAGAGAACCTGAAAGAAATCATACTCACAGAAGTCTGTTTTCCGTGGAGTCTGAcgacacagacacagaaaatgagagaagagatACGGCAGGAGCATCGGGTGGGGTTACAGCTCCTTTGCCCCAAAAAGTCCCTCCCACGACAGCTGTAGAAGCAACGGTGGGAGCAAGTGGAAGTTCCTCCACTCAGAGCACCcgagggggtcacacagagaccgGACGGGATGTGACCAGCGTGGAACCCCCCAGTGTGAGTCCAGCACGGCACCAGCTCACAAGTGCGCTAAGTCGAATGACTCAGGGGCTACGCTGGGTACGTTTTACATTAGGGCGATCAAGCTCTTCGAATCAGAACCAGAGCCCTTTGAGACAGCTTGATAATGGGGTAAATGGAAGAGAAGAAGATGATGATGTCGAAATGCTAATTCCAGTTTCTGAAGGAGCTTCAGACTTTGATGTGAATGACTGCTCCAGACCGCTTCTTGATCTTGCCTCCGATCAAGGGCAAGGGTTCAGACAACCATATAGTGGAACAAATCCTGGAGTGAGGCCAAGTAGTCGTGATGGCCCTTGTGAGCGCTGTGGTATCGTCCACACTGCCCAGATCCCGGACTCTTGCTTAGAAGCAACGCTGAAAACTGAAACGAGTGATGATGAAGCTTTGTTACTTTGTTAG
- the LRP12 gene encoding low-density lipoprotein receptor-related protein 12 precursor: MARRWNTKESPRWRSALVLLFLAGVYGNRALAEHSENVHISGVSTACGETPEQIRAPSGIITSPGWPSEYPARINCSWFIRANPGEIITISFQDFDIQGSRRCSLDWLTIETYKNIESYRACGSTIPPPYISSQDHVWIRFHSDDSISRKGFRLAYFSGKSEEPNCACDQFRCGNGKCIPAAWKCNNMDECGDSSDEEICAREANPPTSASFQPCAYNQFQCLSRFTKVYTCLPESLKCDGNIDCLDLGDEIDCDVPTCGQWLKYFYGTFNSPNYPDFYPPGSNCTWLIDTGDHRKVILRFTDFKLDGTGYGDYVKIYDGLEENPHKLLRVLTAFDSHAPLTVVSSSGQIRVHFCADKVNAARGFNATYQVDGFCLPWEIPCGGNWGCYTEQQRCDGYWHCPNGRDEINCTVCQKEEFPCSRNGVCYPRSDRCNYQNHCPNGSDEKNCFFCQPGNFHCKNNRCVFESWVCDSQDDCGDGSDEENCPVIVPTRVITAAVIGSLICGLLLVIALGCTCKLYSLRMFERRSFETQLSRVEAELLRREAPPSYGQLIAQGLIPPVEDFPVCSPNQASVLENLRLAVRSQLGFTSIRLPMAGRSSNIWNRIFNFARSRHSGSLALVSADGDEVVPSQSTSREPERNHTHRSLFSVESDDTDTENERRDTAGASGGVTAPLPQKVPPTTAVEATVGASGSSSTQSTRGGHTETGRDVTSVEPPSVSPARHQLTSALSRMTQGLRWVRFTLGRSSSSNQNQSPLRQLDNGVNGREEDDDVEMLIPVSEGASDFDVNDCSRPLLDLASDQGQGFRQPYSGTNPGVRPSSRDGPCERCGIVHTAQIPDSCLEATLKTETSDDEALLLC; encoded by the exons CCTGTGGAGAAACTCCAGAACAGATTCGAGCACCGAGTGGAATAATCACGAGCCCAGGCTGGCCTTCTGAATATCCTGCCAGAATCAACTGTAGCTGGTTCATAAGGGCAAACCCAGGGGAAATCATTACTATAAG ttttcaGGATTTTGATATTCAAGGCTCCAGAAGATGCAGTTTGGACTGGTTGACAATAGAAACATACAAGAATATTGAAAGCTACAGAGCCTGTGGTTCCACAATCCCACCACCGTACATTTCTTCCCAAGACCACGTCTGGATCAGGTTCCATTCCGATGACAGTATCTCTAGGAAGGGTTTCAGGCTGGCATACTTTTCAG GGAAATCTGAAGAACCAAACTGTGCTTGTGACCAGTTTCGCTGTGGAAATGGAAAGTGTATACCAGCAGCCTGGaaatgtaacaacatggatgaatgtgGAGACAGTTCTGATGAAGAGATCTGTGCCAGAGAAGCAAATCCTCCAACATCTGCCTCCTTCCAGCCCTGTGCTTACAACCAGTTCCAGTGTCTGTCTCGGTTTACCAAAGTCTACACCTGCCTTCCCGAGTCTTTAAAATGCGATGGCAACATTGACTGCCTTGACCTCGGAGATGAGATCGACTGTGATGTGCCCACTTGTGGGCAgtggttaaaatatttttatggtacTTTTAATTCTCCCAATTATCCAGACTTTTATCCTCCCGGAAGCAATTGCACCTGGTTAATAGACACTGGTGATCACCGCAAAGTCATCTTACGCTTCACAGACTTTAAACTTGATGGTACTGGTTATGGTGATTATGTCAAAATATACGATGGATTAGAGGAGAATCCGCACAAGCTTCTGCGTGTGTTGACTGCTTTTGATTCTCACGCGCCTCTCACTGTAGTGTCTTCTTCTGGACAGATAAGGGTCCATTTCTGCGCCGATAAAGTCAACGCGGCCAGGGGCTTTAATGCTACTTACCAGGTAGATGGCTTCTGTCTGCCGTGGGAGATCCCCTGCGGAGGGAACTGGGGCTGCTACACCGAGCAGCAGCGCTGTGATGGCTACTGGCATTGCCCAAATGGGCGGGACGAGATCAACTGTACCGTATGCCAGAAGGAGGAGTTCCCGTGTTCCCGGAACGGCGTCTGCTACCCTCGCTCCGATCGCTGCAACTACCAGAACCACTGCCCAAATGGCTCTGATGAAAAAAACTGCTTCTTTTGCCAGCCAGGAAATTTTCATTGTAAAAACAACCGATGTGTGTTTGAAAGCTGGGTGTGTGACTCTCAGGACGACTGCGGCGACGGCAGCGACGAGGAGAACTGCCCGGTAATCGTGCCAACCCGGGTCATCACCGCCGCCGTCATCGGGAGCCTCATCTGCGGCCTGCTGCTGGTCATTGCCTTGGGGTGCACCTGTAAGCTTTATTCTCTGAGAATGTTTGAACGAAG ATCATTTGAAACACAGTTGTCCAGAGTGGAAGCAGAATTGTTAAGAAGAGAAGCTCCTCCCTCTTATGGACAATTGATCGCTCAGGGTTTAATTCCACCAGTTGAAGATTTTCCTGTTTGTTCACCTAATCAG gcatCTGTTTTGGAAAACCTGAGGCTGGCTGTACGGTCTCAGCTTGGATTTACTTCCATCAGACTCCCTATGGCAGGCAGATCCAGCAACATCTGGAATcgtatttttaattttgcaagGTCACGCCATTCAGGGTCATTGGCTCTGGTCTCAGCAGATGGAGATGAGGTTGTCCCTAGCCAGAGTACCAGCAGAGAACCTGAAAGAAATCATACTCACAGAAGTCTGTTTTCCGTGGAGTCTGAcgacacagacacagaaaatgagagaagagatACGGCAGGAGCATCGGGTGGGGTTACAGCTCCTTTGCCCCAAAAAGTCCCTCCCACGACAGCTGTAGAAGCAACGGTGGGAGCAAGTGGAAGTTCCTCCACTCAGAGCACCcgagggggtcacacagagaccgGACGGGATGTGACCAGCGTGGAACCCCCCAGTGTGAGTCCAGCACGGCACCAGCTCACAAGTGCGCTAAGTCGAATGACTCAGGGGCTACGCTGGGTACGTTTTACATTAGGGCGATCAAGCTCTTCGAATCAGAACCAGAGCCCTTTGAGACAGCTTGATAATGGGGTAAATGGAAGAGAAGAAGATGATGATGTCGAAATGCTAATTCCAGTTTCTGAAGGAGCTTCAGACTTTGATGTGAATGACTGCTCCAGACCGCTTCTTGATCTTGCCTCCGATCAAGGGCAAGGGTTCAGACAACCATATAGTGGAACAAATCCTGGAGTGAGGCCAAGTAGTCGTGATGGCCCTTGTGAGCGCTGTGGTATCGTCCACACTGCCCAGATCCCGGACTCTTGCTTAGAAGCAACGCTGAAAACTGAAACGAGTGATGATGAAGCTTTGTTACTTTGTTAG